In Apis cerana isolate GH-2021 linkage group LG6, AcerK_1.0, whole genome shotgun sequence, the following are encoded in one genomic region:
- the LOC107993767 gene encoding LOW QUALITY PROTEIN: uncharacterized protein LOC107993767 (The sequence of the model RefSeq protein was modified relative to this genomic sequence to represent the inferred CDS: inserted 1 base in 1 codon), which produces MQRSVGPLLLLSLARERXGGTDWRRASRIHRYKDLRSHRPGGYSFLHRRPSATGGTDTMMQKRLAARKLLLTILLATCGISIVASSTSRERRHVGAEEAVHRGGRTLAGSSNSFKSSTGRENEITTEVGRKVSHRLIGGHLRATDTKQEAFWDEDILLSSSGNGKEGKAGRKDEDDEKKTLSQQVKEGKYGLIQNEIYATGSPKRPGIISYLGNPEVPKDTIENLGGLDEEEIWLAENHVLVLRGGKFPGHEATRTSAGDIVQHTWPPIDDYKAPRRQVKIPSKPKVPPPFPVQLSEGGPIQIIGPNGTKEVGPNGTVDYGKDSFLTKGLLSEDDPFFTVFSNGSVVSMPDSRNASSEEGNLSGKEKLPDALPPASFPPFYHAIPPGAVFVPPPANNQSDYDEEDQSVYYPPPYSFHYQQDNATAVPPGPLVPGIILPPPPDFFSALEDKKTTTKKYTQKRPETTPLPRPRPTYLPPRKLTTKQYKSTTPTATPTAKQGSASLGVTKVFGRITSRKNLTVGTRSAARVKLGTVPYVEVTTSAPDKSTTLENPQELYNVGPLGENQVTSRESARKNEAWSGVVTGKTIPIMAYYATSTQSTLERPVEVTPASIKSIITTTGNPQRSHNGQASYYFYEESNDEQPPLRTTPPNPVYYETTTESPFFETRPREGKKKQYYRVETVASKDYNGIGFIGSPAKNSGPIRYSESTIAQSSSKYSGSSSARAHGQRMLPDRAPLYYQTVPARPPVQPSYSYTTSKPPQAYYRQEAKPKPIYQYSFEAADYSKRSGNQRQQVNAAYRNDYQNIRIGADYNNGPRYDEPEKRIRTEVYKNQHPIFQSSTTAHSVISTTENPQQAYYTRHEEKLLDDVTKEYFTIFGKKIGKNIPSTTPLYSNKLKSVAETPSYNGYAENFNSPEPPVYKIPNVKVHYGDQSQKPYSLKEDILVNERHPLPPINPDSEFITVVDHRQPPNYGIHTDNNQSGDDRPLAAIRVYPSQPLVNQRIGPPNNNYVPVVESPEELDDVAYPQLPISLEDDIKVNYRDPRPTINPDAELINLEDDIKVNYRDPRPTLNPDAEFIEPIPARENQPEKPKAYFAYRLPGDGGHFYFLTPQAITQRPDHSAGHLYSRVGTRLPRRRRRPGNA; this is translated from the coding sequence ATGATGCAAAAAAGACTCGCCGCGCGAAAGCTCCTCTTAACGATATTACTAGCGACGTGCGGCATCTCGATCGTCGCATCATCGACGAGCAGGGAAAGGCGGCACGTCGGCGCGGAAGAGGCCGTTCATCGAGGGGGGAGGACGTTGGCCGGCAGCAGCAATAGTTTCAAGTCATCGACCGGCAGAGAGAACGAGATAACCACGGAAGTCGGGAGGAAAGTGTCGCACAGGCTGATCGGTGGCCACTTGAGAGCCACGGATACGAAGCAAGAAGCGTTCTGGGACGAGGATATCCTGTTGTCGTCGTCTGGGAACGGGAAGGAGGGGAAGGCCGGGCGCAAGGACGAGGACGACGAGAAGAAAACTCTCTCCCAACAGGTGAAAGAGGGGAAATACGGGCTGATCCAGAACGAGATCTACGCCACCGGATCCCCTAAACGGCCTGGGATAATTAGCTACTTGGGTAACCCGGAGGTGCCCAAGGACACGATAGAGAATCTGGGTGGCCTCGACGAGGAAGAGATTTGGCTGGCGGAGAATCACGTGCTCGTGTTGAGGGGAGGGAAATTTCCCGGCCACGAGGCGACGCGGACCAGCGCCGGGGACATCGTGCAACACACCTGGCCACCGATCGACGACTACAAGGCGCCCAGGAGGCAGGTCAAGATACCGTCGAAACCGAAGGTACCGCCACCGTTTCCGGTACAACTCTCGGAAGGTGGGCCCATACAGATCATCGGCCCGAACGGGACCAAGGAAGTCGGGCCGAACGGGACCGTCGACTATGGAAAGGATTCCTTCCTCACCAAGGGATTATTATCGGAGGACGACCCCTTTTTCACGGTTTTCTCCAACGGGAGCGTCGTATCGATGCCCGATTCGAGGAACGCGTCGTCCGAGGAAGGAAATTTGAGCGGAAAGGAGAAGTTGCCCGACGCTTTACCGCCTGCCAGTTTTCCACCCTTTTATCACGCGATACCACCCGGCGCGGTGTTCGTGCCACCGCCGGCCAACAATCAATCGGACTACGACGAGGAGGATCAATCCGTTTACTACCCACCCCCCTACAGTTTCCATTATCAGCAGGACAACGCGACAGCTGTACCGCCCGGCCCTTTGGTACCGGGAATCATCCTGCCACCCCCGCCGGATTTCTTCTCTGCTCTCGAGGACAAGAAGACCACGACGAAGAAGTACACGCAGAAACGGCCCGAAACAACACCGTTGCCGAGGCCAAGGCCCACCTATCTACCGCCCAGAAAACTCACTACGAAACAGTACAAGAGCACGACACCAACCGCGACACCAACCGCGAAGCAAGGATCGGCGTCATTGGGCGTGACGAAAGTGTTCGGTAGAATAACCTCGCGAAAAAACCTGACGGTTGGGACGAGATCGGCTGCCAGGGTGAAATTGGGAACGGTTCCTTACGTGGAAGTAACGACATCGGCGCCCGACAAATCCACCACGCTCGAGAATCCGCAAGAATTGTACAACGTTGGCCCGTTGGGGGAGAATCAGGTAACGAGCCGGGAGAGCGCGCGGAAGAACGAAGCTTGGTCGGGCGTGGTAACGGGTAAAACGATTCCTATAATGGCCTACTACGCCACGTCCACGCAGTCCACCTTGGAGAGACCCGTGGAAGTGACGCCGGCCTCGATAAAGAGTATCATTACTACTACCGGCAACCCGCAACGATCGCACAACGGTCAAGCATCGTACTATTTTTACGAGGAATCGAACGACGAGCAGCCACCCCTCCGCACGACCCCCCCGAATCCGGTTTATTACGAAACTACAACGGAGTCGCCGTTTTTCGAGACGCGACCACGCGAGGGgaagaagaaacaatattACAGGGTGGAGACAGTTGCGTCCAAGGATTACAACGGTATTGGGTTCATAGGCTCGCCGGCGAAAAATTCTGGACCAATTCGTTACAGCGAGTCGACGATCGCGCAAAGTTCATCGAAGTACAGCGGGAGCAGCTCGGCGAGAGCTCACGGTCAACGCATGTTACCTGATCGCGCGCCTCTTTACTATCAGACCGTCCCCGCTCGTCCACCCGTGCAGCCTTCTTATTCTTACACCACCTCGAAGCCACCGCAGGCTTATTACAGGCAGGAGGCGAAACCGAAGCCGATTTATCAGTACAGTTTCGAAGCGGCCGATTACTCGAAGCGAAGCGGTAATCAGAGGCAGCAGGTTAACGCTGCCTATCGAAACGATTATCAAAACATTCGAATCGGGGCGGATTACAATAACGGGCCGAGATACGACGAGCCCGAAAAGAGAATCAGGACGGAAGTGTACAAAAACCAGCATCCGATCTTTCAATCGAGCACCACTGCTCACTCGGTGATAAGCACTACGGAAAACCCTCAACAAGCTTATTACACTCGCCACGAGGAGAAATTGCTGGACGATGTCACGAAAGAGTATTTCACGATCTTTGGAAAGAAGATCGGAAAGAATATACCGAGCACCACTCCCTTGTACTCCAACAAACTGAAGAGCGTAGCCGAGACACCGAGCTACAACGGTTACGCGGAGAATTTCAACAGCCCCGAACCACCCGTGTACAAGATACCCAACGTTAAGGTGCACTACGGGGATCAATCCCAGAAGCCGTACTCCCTCAAAGAGGACATCCTCGTCAACGAGAGGCACCCTCTGCCGCCGATCAATCCCGACAGCGAGTTTATCACCGTGGTCGACCATCGACAACCACCCAACTACGGAATACATACGGATAACAACCAATCAGGGGACGATCGACCGTTGGCAGCGATTCGCGTCTATCCGTCCCAACCGCTCGTGAATCAAAGGATCGGCCCGCCCAACAACAACTACGTACCGGTGGTCGAGTCCCCCGAAGAATTGGACGACGTTGCTTACCCGCAATTGCCTATATCTCTGGAAGACGACATCAAAGTGAATTATCGGGACCCACGACCCACGATCAATCCCGACGCGGAGCTCATCAATCTGGAGGACGATATCAAAGTGAACTACCGCGATCCGCGACCTACCCTAAACCCAGATGCCGAATTCATCGAGCCGATCCCTGCGCGCGAGAACCAGCCGGAAAAACCGAAGGCCTATTTCGCGTACCGATTGCCGGGCGATGGCGGTCACTTTTACTTCCTAACGCCGCAGGCGATCACGCAGAGGCCGGATCATAGCGCCGGCCACCTCTACTCGAGAGTGGGAACGAGGCTGCCTAGACGTCGACGGAGGCCGGGCAACGCGTGA